The Mucilaginibacter gracilis genomic interval AACGACATTGAATTAAAATTAATAAATCCAAACATCAGAAAATTAGGTAAATATTTATTATGAACATATCACAAATGTCTGATTTGTATAAAAAAAAGTCTATTTAAGTAATATTTTAAACAAGCTCCAAAAGTTACATTTGTGTACCAATTCAGCAAACCAAAGCCTACTTGTTCCGCTTTTATTATTGATCATAAATAACAAACCTTGCGAGTTTATAAGTTAAGGTATGAGCAGGCGATTACGCTAAAAAAGTTGCTGTTTCTCTGGACGGGATGAGAAGATTAAAGTTCAGAGGGTATTGTTACTAACTAACCAATTATTGTTAAACCTAAAATATTACTTACCCGTAGTGCATTATAAAGAAAGTTGTTCATTTCGCCAATAAATGGTATATTGTATTGACTGACAATCAATTACAAACATGAACAACTTGATTCAAAATTACACTTTTATTTTAGAAGAGTTTAGGAAACTGTCAATAAAAGAGGACTTTTATTACAAACCAGTAAGGCCAAGACTGTCTGATTTAGAGTTAATTACGTTAAATTTGACCGCTGAATATTGTGGAATAGATTCTGAATATCAGTTATTTAGAAACCTGAAAGGTACCCCGCTTGATATCTTGATCGAACGAAGTGTTTACAATAAGAGAAAAAGAAAATTGTTCCCGCACATAAATGAGGTGAGAAAAAAGCTTGTTCAGAAACTGAACGCTGTCCAGGACTGTTTCATTGTCGATTCAATGCCTTTAGAGGTATGTAAAAATGCCCGTGCAGCAAGAAGTAAAATCTGCAAAGAACAGGAATACGCTTTTCCAAACCATGGTTTTTGTGCTGCGCAAAGTTCGAGGTATTATGGATACAAACTGCATGCAGTTTGTTCAGTAGATGGTGTTTTTGAGAACTTTGACCTAAGCCCTGCTTCCGTACATGACATACATTACCTGAAAGATATACAACAACAAATGACTGATTGCGTGCTACTTGGAGACAAAGGCTATTTGTCCGCAGAGGTACAGGTCAATCTTTTTGAATCTGTAAACATTAGATTGGAAACCCCGATGAGAAACAATCAAAAGAAATTCAAACCGTATCCATACCTATTCAAAAAATCAAGGAAAAGGATTGAAACGCTATTTTCGCAACTGTGCGATCAGTTTATGATCAGAAGAAATTATGCCAAAACTTTTGAGGGGTTTAAGACAAGGACGTTAAGTAAAATAACTGCCCTGACCACCATTCAATACCTCAACAAATTTATCTTTAAAAGGAACATGAATCACATTAAAATAAATTTAGTCTGATAATGCACTACGGGTATTACTTATGAAAAGATAAGAACACAAAAAAATCTTTAAAGATCGAGAACGTGGTTCCAACACGCTCTTAACCATCCCTCTCCAGGTATCTATGCCACCTTTTAAATAAGGTGAAAGGGGGATTATTGTCTCATTTTTTAACCAAATAAAACATCTCAATATATGAGTTTTAATTTAAAAAAAATCATTTCCTGGCGTAAAATCATGAAAAGAGCATGTAGCCAGTTAATGCTCCTTGTTTTCTTTACCAGCATTGCGTTATCCAGTAATGCATCTGGCATGTCGGTAATAGTTACTGGTAAAGTTACCGATGAAAACGGGCAGGGGTTGCCCGGCGTAGTAGTGAAACTAAAAGGAACCAGTACCGTAACCACTACCAATGTGCAAGGCACTTTTTCTATTACTACCCCCGATAATACCGGCACGCTTGTATTACTTATACCGGCTACGGTAGCCAGGAGTATCCTTTAAACGGAAAAACAACCGTGAATATTCAGTTGAAGCCCGAAAGTAAAAGCCTCAACGAGGTGGTGGTAGTAGGTTACGGAACCCAAAAGAAAGTTGATCTTACCGGTTCTGTCTCCACAGTTAGCGGGGCAGTTCTTAATCAAAGATCAACGCCAAACGCTGCTAACCTTTTATCCGGAACAATAGCCGGGCTGGATGCAGTAGAAGCAACAGGACAACCAGGTAAAGACGCACCTAATCTTCAGATCCGCGGAATGGGTTCATTCGGGGCAGGTAGCTCGCCTCTTATATTAGTAGATGGAGTAATTGTAACCAGCTTAAATTCCATTGCCGGAAACGATATAGAATCGGTAAGCGTATTGAAAGACGCTGCCTCGGCCTCTATTTATGGCAACAGGGCAGCCAATGGTGTAATTTTAATTACTACCAAGCGTGGAAAGCCTGGAACTACCGCCATCAATTACAATACTGATCTTTCTATAAACCAAGCCATTGGCCTGCCAGATTTGGTATGGAATTCGGTCGAGTACATGAGTATGTATAATCAAGGAAGGGCACATAACGGCACTAATAGTACACCTGTTTATACCCAAGCCCAAATAGATAGCTATAAAAATGCTCCGGCTAACAGCACCCAGTATCCCAATTATAATTATATCGATAATTACATTAAAAACGCGTTTTCACAAAACCATCACGTTAGTGTAAGCGGGGGTAGTGAAAATACTACATTTAATATAGCAGCCGGCTATTTACAGCAGAATGGAACTGTTAAAGGCACCAACTCTAAACGCTATAACTTATTAGTAAGCCTGGATTCAAAGGTTAATAAAACCTTTAAAGTAGGTGGAACTGTATCACTAAACAAACAGGATATTACCGAACCTGTTTTAGGTAATGATCAACTGATACTTTTAATTTACGGAGCAGGCCCAACATATGCACCATATTTAACAGATGGCAGCGGCAGGATTGCCAAAACCGATTATTCCAATAACAACGCCGGCCATAATCGCAGCATTGAATACGTTTTAAACAGCGGCGGCAGGGTAACCAATAATTATGAGGTAAGAGCTCAAACTTATCTGGAGGCAACTATAGCTAAAGGCTTTACCTGGATGGTAAAAGGTGCCTATAATTATAATGATCAGTTTCTGGATGTTAACCAATACGCGGTAAATCAATACGGTTTTCAACCAGATGCTAGTGGCAATTATACCGTATTAGATAACGGTAGCCCAACCAGCTTAGGCGTTTTTAATGGGGATACGCGCCAATTGTATGCAAATGCGTACTCCACCTTAAATTATAAAACCACCATAGCAACTAATCATCATTTAAATGTTTTGGGTGGAGTTAGCGTTGAGTCTTATACCCAACAATATTTATCCGGCCAAAGAACCTCATTTCCCAATAACCAGTTAACGCAGCTTAATGCAGGTTCGGTAACAGGTCAGAGTCTTAGTGGCGACCAATATCAGTATGCACTGGAATCATTCTTCGGACAAATTAACTATGATTATAAAGGAAAATATCTACTTCAGTTAGATGGCCGTAACGACGGCACCTCCAGAATTTCTCCATCCAAACGTTGGGGTTTCTTTCCGGCGGCCTCTATTGGCTGGCGCTTATCAGAAGAGAACTTCATGAAGCCCCTAACCTGGGTTGATAATTTAAAGATACGTGCCTCTTATGGCAGATTGGGTAACCAGAATATTGGTTATTACCCATATCAGGCGTTATTGAATGTAACCCAATACTCTTTTACCAGCACAGGACCTATTCAGGGGGTTAATCAGCAAAACCTAAACAATACCGATATTCAGTGGGAAAAAACGGACAATACGGACATTGGTTTTGATTTGAGTATCAAACAAGGACTTTTTACCGCTACCGCCGATTATTATAATAAAAAAACATCGGGCATTCTGTTTAAACCAAACGTATTGGCAGCTGTAGGATTAACTGCACCGGTTACAAATGCAGGAACTGTACAGAACAGGGGTTTTGAACTTGATCTGGGCCACGCTAATCATATCGGAAATGACTTCAGATATTCGGCTAACTTTATATTTTCACTTAACCGGAACGAGGTTCTATATCTGGCTAATGGAACACAGGATCAAGGTATGTATATCAATAAAGTTGGGTTACCCTATGGCTCATTTTATATGTTAAAGTGGACGGGTATCTACAATTCGCAAGATGAGATCAATAATTCGCCCAAGGAGGCTTTCGCCAGTCCAAAACCGGGCGATTTGAAATTTGAAGATGCTAACGGCGATAATAAAATAGATGCTAATGACAGGCAAATTACCAAAGGGGCTTTTCCTGATTACACTTATTCTTTCAGGGTTAATTTCAGTTATAAAAACTGGGACCTCAGTACTTTCTGGCAAGGGGTACAAGGAGTATACCACTATGTACAAGGCTGGGGGATGGATCCGTTTAGGCAAGGAGGAGCTCCGCCAACATTCTTCAGAAATGCCTGGACACCTGAAAATCATTCTCAAACTGTGCCTGCTATATTCGATTACAACGGCAATTCGGGCTATGCACCAAATACAAGTCAAAATTCAACCTATTATTTAAAAGATGCCTCCTATCTAAGGCTAAAAAATGTGCGCTTAACTTATCATTTAATGCCCGATCTGGCTAAAAGGTTATTGTTGAAAAATGCACTCGTATTTATCTCCGCCGATAACCTTTTCACTTTCACCAAGTTTCCGGGTGATCCCGAACGGTTTCAGACAGGACCGGTTAGCCAGTCTGGGACGGATGCATACGGAGCCACAAGCAATTATGCTGCCTATCCTCAGATACGCATGTTTACCGCGGGTTTAAATGTTACATTTTAATAAAAACATCATGAAAAAAATATATAAACATCCAGTAATGTCATTTCTTTTGGCTTCGATGGTTGTTCTATCGTCTTGTAGCAAGGAATTTTTAGACAAACAACCCCAAGACCAGATATCAACTGCTATTTTTTATAAAACAGCGAGCGACGCCCAACAAGGTTTAACAGGAGTTTATGCCTCCTTAAAAAAAGGATTTAACGGCGCAGGCAAAGTTTATCAGGATTGCCTGGCCGACAACGCTTATGCAAACTTTAATAATTATGATGCTAACAACATACAACTAGGCAACTATTCTACCACAAGTAGTGCAATAAATACCGTATGGAACGCCAATTATGCTGGTATAGCACAGTGCAATCTTTACATAGCCAACGTTACGCCTATAGCAATGGACGCGGCAACCAAAAATCAATACTTTGCTGAGGTGCGCTTTTTACGCGCGTTCTTCTATTCTAATCTGGTTAATCGCTTTGGTGATGTGATTTTGTATGACAAAGCCGCAACCCTCGACCAAGCCACTGCTCCTGTAGCCAAAACTCCAAAAGCGCAGGTATTAACTTTTATAAACAACGATTTGGACTTTGCTATAGCTAACCTTCCTGACGCTGCTTTTAACGGACACGTAGTAAAAGGTTCGGCTCTTGCGCTGAAAGCTAAAGTGGCGCTCTTTAATCAAGATTGGACCAATGCGGTTTCATTAACTAACCAGGTTATTAACGGCGGGAAATTTAGCCTGTATGCCGATTACACTGGTTTGTTTTTCAGAAAAAACCAGGACAATAACCCCGAGATTATATTCTCTACCAACTATAAGGCGCCTAATGACCAGCAGGAAACTAGTGGTTTGGATATTGAAATTGGCTGGTGGATGGCGATAGACCCTTTCCAGGAGATGGTAGATAGTTATGAAACTGCTGATGGAAAACTGATAACCGACCCTACTTCAGGGTATACAAGAGCTAAACAATATGTTAACCGTGATCCTCGCCTAAAGGCAAGCCTAAGAGGGGTCGATCAAACGTGGTTCAATCCAGATGGTACCCTGGTTACGCATGACGGTAATACTTCTAAAACTGGTTATCAAATGGTGAAATATATCGATTCGACATTATTTCCGATGGGCTATAGCCATACAAATGACCGTGACGAAAATATTATCCACATTCGTTATGCGGATGTTCTATTGATGTATGCAGAGGCCAAAAATGAGTTATCGGGGCCCGATGCTTCAATCTACACCGCATTAAATCAAATCAGGACAAGGGTACATATGCCTAACGTAGATCAGTCTTTATATGGAAGCCAATCTACACTAAGAGACTTTATCCGCCATGAACGAAGGATTGAGCTGGCATTTGAAGGAAATCGATATGACGATTTAATAAGATGGCGGACTGCCGAACAGGTAATGACAAAAGTAAAGCTTCCGGGGAATAGCCCTCCTCCTATCAATTTCGATCCATCCAAAAATTATCTGTTCCCGCTTCCGCAAAATGATTTAACAATTGATCCATTATTAAAGCAGAACCCGGGATATTAACTAAAAATCTATAAAATGAGCATTACAGGTTAAATAAAATGAAAAGCTTTGATAAAGTAAATAGGAAAACACCTGGAAATATAGCGCATTTTTCGGATGTTTAATTAAACCATAACCACGGCCTCACTTATTTTAAAAATGTAAGTGAGGCCGTTTTACTAAAAGTATAAAAAGGCAAAAAACAGCCTTGTTTTTAAATCAATTTAAAAACGAAGAATTAAAAACGTTGGGGTTTACAGCTGTTTTTAAAAGAGAAACTTTAGGTAGAGCCTTAAAGGCGATGCGTTTAACGGAAGATTTCAATTACGAAAAACGAGATTCAGTTATTTGCATTTTAAAATGATAGGCCTACGGTAAAAAGCACTTTAATAAAAAGACAAATCGTTAAAAATGTAGGTGTAATTGGCACTTCAACCTGCTATTGTTCACCTTTAAAAAATTAAATATATGACCTTAAAAACTATAGTAGGACCATCAATTTAATAATTAATTATTGTTAATAATAAAACATGAGATATATTTTAAATACAATAGTTTTAAAAAGATTATTTACGTTCCTGTTTATATTGATGCCATTTTTCGGTTTTGGCCAAAACAAACTTAAGCTTTGGTATAAAAAACCTGCCAAAGTGTGGACCGAAGCATTACCCGTTGGAAATGGGCGTTTAGGTGCAATGATTTTTGGTGGTGTTAAACAGGAGCTTATACAGTTAAATGAAAGTACACTATGGACAGGCGGACCAGTATTAAAAAACGTAAACCCGAATGCTTATGCAAATTTATTATTAGCAAGAGAAGCTTTGTTTAAAAACGAGGATTATGCGAAGGCTTCTGAGTACGCAAAAAAAATGCAGGGTTACTACACAGAATCTTATTTGCCATTAGGCGACCTTAAAATAAGTCAGGATTTTAAAGATACGTCATCATCAAACTATTATCGAGACCTCGATATAAAAAACGCTATTGCTACCACCAGATTTACGGTTGCTGGCACTGAGTATACCAGACAGATGATTAGCTCCGCTCCTGACCAAGTGATGGTGATTCATTTTACAGCTAGTAAGCCTGGTCAGTTGAATTTCAAATTAAGTACGGCCTGCTTACTAAAACACCAAAATGAAGTAATTTCAAACAGCGAAATTGCGATAAAAGGAAAAGCACCAGCTCATATTCAGCCAAATTACATTCGCACCAAAACTCCAATTACTTGGGACGACAGTACCGGCAGGCGTGGAATGCGGTTTGAATTATTGCTTAAAGCAGTAAATAATGGCGGAACAATTAGCAGCGATACAAGCGGAATTAGTGTAAAAAATGCAACAGAAGTAACAGTATATCTTTCGGCAGCTACAAGTTTCAATGGATTTGACAAAAGCCCGGTTACTCAAGGAAAAGACGAAATTAAATTGGCTTCGGGATATTTAGAAAAGGCTTTATTGAAAGACTGGTCAAAAATTTTATCGAGGCATTATATTGATTACCACCATTACTTTAACCGGGTAAACTTCAGTTTGAAAACACCTGCAGTTAATACGAATGCAAAGTTGCCTACTGAAGAACGTTTGGCAGCATATAGTGTTACTTCCCCGGACCCTGAGTTAGAGACATTATATTTTCAATATAGCAGATATTTATTGATTTCGAGTTCTCGTCCCGGAGGAGTTCCTGCAAATTTACAAGGCATTTGGAATAAAGAAATGAGACCGCCCTGGAGTTCTAACTACACTACTAATATAAACGTGCAAATGAATTACTGGCCAGCAGAGGTAGCTAATTTATCAGAAATGCACCTTCCATTTATTGATTATATAAAGAACGCTTCGGTAACCGGTAAGGAAACCGCAACTAATTTTTATCATACCCGAGGATGGGCGGTTCATCATAACAGCGATATTTGGGCTATTTCAAATCCCGTGGGCGACCTCGGCGGCGGAACGCCAACCTGGGCAAACTGGTCTATGGGTTCACCATGGTTATCGCAACATCTTTGGTGGCACTATCAGTTTACAAAAGATAAAAGGTACCTCGCGAAAACAGCTTATCCGATAATGAAAAGCGCCGCTCAGTTTTGTATGGACTGGTTAGTTCCTTATAATGGCCATTTAGTAACCGCCCCATCCGTATCTCCTGAAAATGTTTTTATAGATGACAAAGGGGAAAAAAATAGCGTTTCTATTGCTACAACAATGGACATGGCTATTATTTGGGATTTATTTACCGGCGTTATTGACGCTTCTAATGAGTTGGAAACGGATAAAAGTTTCAGGGATTCTATAATTTTATACAGAAAAAAACTATACCCATTACATATTGGAAAGAAAGGGAATTTACAGGAGTGGTATAAAGATTGGGAGGATGAGGACCCACATCATCGTCATGTATCACATCTTTTTACGGTGTTCCCAGGGCACGAAATATCGCCTATTGAAACTCCTGAATTAGCTACTGCGGCTAAAAAAAGTTTAGAGTTAAGAGGAGATGCTGGTACCGGGTGGAGTTTAGCTTGGAAAATTAACTTTTGGGCAAGGTTGCTGGATGGTAATCATGCTTACAAAATGATTCATGATATTTTAAAATTAACTGGCACAAGTGGAACTAATTTTAGCAATGGTGGCGGCTCTTATGCTAACCTGTTTGATGCACATCCTCCGTTTCAAATTGATGGAAACTTTGGTGCCCTATCGGGCATGTGCGAAATGTTGCTTCAAACCCAATCAAACGAATTAAACCTACTACCTGCAATCCCTGATGAATGGAGCGAAGGGCAAGTATCCGGATTAAGGGGACGAGGAGATTTTGAAGTATCAATGAACTGGAAAAGAAAAAAAATAGTTACTGCTTCTATTTACTCCGGGTCAGGTGGTTTATGCCGGTTAAGAACAACAGCTCCTATTTCAATTACTGGAATAAATGCTAAAACGGTTAAAACAAAATATGGTTATGTAACCAGTTTTGCAACCAAAAAAGGAATGAAATATAATATAGTAGGATCTTAAAATTTTCAAATAAATAATTGATGAAATATCTAAATTTTTTCGCGTTCCTTTTACTGTTAACTTCTGCTAAATACTCCTATTGTCAAAAGCAATCAGTTGTATTTAGCAGCCCCAACAAACGGTTAATGCTAACTGTAAATACT includes:
- a CDS encoding SusC/RagA family TonB-linked outer membrane protein; amino-acid sequence: MNIQLKPESKSLNEVVVVGYGTQKKVDLTGSVSTVSGAVLNQRSTPNAANLLSGTIAGLDAVEATGQPGKDAPNLQIRGMGSFGAGSSPLILVDGVIVTSLNSIAGNDIESVSVLKDAASASIYGNRAANGVILITTKRGKPGTTAINYNTDLSINQAIGLPDLVWNSVEYMSMYNQGRAHNGTNSTPVYTQAQIDSYKNAPANSTQYPNYNYIDNYIKNAFSQNHHVSVSGGSENTTFNIAAGYLQQNGTVKGTNSKRYNLLVSLDSKVNKTFKVGGTVSLNKQDITEPVLGNDQLILLIYGAGPTYAPYLTDGSGRIAKTDYSNNNAGHNRSIEYVLNSGGRVTNNYEVRAQTYLEATIAKGFTWMVKGAYNYNDQFLDVNQYAVNQYGFQPDASGNYTVLDNGSPTSLGVFNGDTRQLYANAYSTLNYKTTIATNHHLNVLGGVSVESYTQQYLSGQRTSFPNNQLTQLNAGSVTGQSLSGDQYQYALESFFGQINYDYKGKYLLQLDGRNDGTSRISPSKRWGFFPAASIGWRLSEENFMKPLTWVDNLKIRASYGRLGNQNIGYYPYQALLNVTQYSFTSTGPIQGVNQQNLNNTDIQWEKTDNTDIGFDLSIKQGLFTATADYYNKKTSGILFKPNVLAAVGLTAPVTNAGTVQNRGFELDLGHANHIGNDFRYSANFIFSLNRNEVLYLANGTQDQGMYINKVGLPYGSFYMLKWTGIYNSQDEINNSPKEAFASPKPGDLKFEDANGDNKIDANDRQITKGAFPDYTYSFRVNFSYKNWDLSTFWQGVQGVYHYVQGWGMDPFRQGGAPPTFFRNAWTPENHSQTVPAIFDYNGNSGYAPNTSQNSTYYLKDASYLRLKNVRLTYHLMPDLAKRLLLKNALVFISADNLFTFTKFPGDPERFQTGPVSQSGTDAYGATSNYAAYPQIRMFTAGLNVTF
- a CDS encoding IS982 family transposase, with amino-acid sequence MNNLIQNYTFILEEFRKLSIKEDFYYKPVRPRLSDLELITLNLTAEYCGIDSEYQLFRNLKGTPLDILIERSVYNKRKRKLFPHINEVRKKLVQKLNAVQDCFIVDSMPLEVCKNARAARSKICKEQEYAFPNHGFCAAQSSRYYGYKLHAVCSVDGVFENFDLSPASVHDIHYLKDIQQQMTDCVLLGDKGYLSAEVQVNLFESVNIRLETPMRNNQKKFKPYPYLFKKSRKRIETLFSQLCDQFMIRRNYAKTFEGFKTRTLSKITALTTIQYLNKFIFKRNMNHIKINLV
- a CDS encoding glycoside hydrolase family 95 protein produces the protein MRYILNTIVLKRLFTFLFILMPFFGFGQNKLKLWYKKPAKVWTEALPVGNGRLGAMIFGGVKQELIQLNESTLWTGGPVLKNVNPNAYANLLLAREALFKNEDYAKASEYAKKMQGYYTESYLPLGDLKISQDFKDTSSSNYYRDLDIKNAIATTRFTVAGTEYTRQMISSAPDQVMVIHFTASKPGQLNFKLSTACLLKHQNEVISNSEIAIKGKAPAHIQPNYIRTKTPITWDDSTGRRGMRFELLLKAVNNGGTISSDTSGISVKNATEVTVYLSAATSFNGFDKSPVTQGKDEIKLASGYLEKALLKDWSKILSRHYIDYHHYFNRVNFSLKTPAVNTNAKLPTEERLAAYSVTSPDPELETLYFQYSRYLLISSSRPGGVPANLQGIWNKEMRPPWSSNYTTNINVQMNYWPAEVANLSEMHLPFIDYIKNASVTGKETATNFYHTRGWAVHHNSDIWAISNPVGDLGGGTPTWANWSMGSPWLSQHLWWHYQFTKDKRYLAKTAYPIMKSAAQFCMDWLVPYNGHLVTAPSVSPENVFIDDKGEKNSVSIATTMDMAIIWDLFTGVIDASNELETDKSFRDSIILYRKKLYPLHIGKKGNLQEWYKDWEDEDPHHRHVSHLFTVFPGHEISPIETPELATAAKKSLELRGDAGTGWSLAWKINFWARLLDGNHAYKMIHDILKLTGTSGTNFSNGGGSYANLFDAHPPFQIDGNFGALSGMCEMLLQTQSNELNLLPAIPDEWSEGQVSGLRGRGDFEVSMNWKRKKIVTASIYSGSGGLCRLRTTAPISITGINAKTVKTKYGYVTSFATKKGMKYNIVGS
- a CDS encoding FecR domain-containing protein produces the protein MFLNQFKNEELKTLGFTAVFKRETLGRALKAMRLTEDFNYEKRDSVICILK
- a CDS encoding carboxypeptidase-like regulatory domain-containing protein, whose amino-acid sequence is MKRACSQLMLLVFFTSIALSSNASGMSVIVTGKVTDENGQGLPGVVVKLKGTSTVTTTNVQGTFSITTPDNTGTLVLLIPATVARSIL
- a CDS encoding RagB/SusD family nutrient uptake outer membrane protein; translation: MKKIYKHPVMSFLLASMVVLSSCSKEFLDKQPQDQISTAIFYKTASDAQQGLTGVYASLKKGFNGAGKVYQDCLADNAYANFNNYDANNIQLGNYSTTSSAINTVWNANYAGIAQCNLYIANVTPIAMDAATKNQYFAEVRFLRAFFYSNLVNRFGDVILYDKAATLDQATAPVAKTPKAQVLTFINNDLDFAIANLPDAAFNGHVVKGSALALKAKVALFNQDWTNAVSLTNQVINGGKFSLYADYTGLFFRKNQDNNPEIIFSTNYKAPNDQQETSGLDIEIGWWMAIDPFQEMVDSYETADGKLITDPTSGYTRAKQYVNRDPRLKASLRGVDQTWFNPDGTLVTHDGNTSKTGYQMVKYIDSTLFPMGYSHTNDRDENIIHIRYADVLLMYAEAKNELSGPDASIYTALNQIRTRVHMPNVDQSLYGSQSTLRDFIRHERRIELAFEGNRYDDLIRWRTAEQVMTKVKLPGNSPPPINFDPSKNYLFPLPQNDLTIDPLLKQNPGY